One window of the Niallia circulans genome contains the following:
- a CDS encoding LytR/AlgR family response regulator transcription factor, producing MSKLSIIAIDDDPIQLELYKDIFKESPYNLVYTSTNGDSLPIFLSENKVDIALLDIEIASQSGFKLAEHINQYYKNIKIVFISNHKSFALDAYNFYPLDYIVKPVDVFRLFQTLTRVNYVNKDDLRVGVKTSTGYLLIKKDEINFIGKTIRKTTIHLTTGELIESNEKLEILEAKLAKHGFYRIHKSYLVNLERVKKIQKDEFMNSYNLVLIDSKETLPVSKHRIKGLKDLIFSEFSF from the coding sequence ATGTCTAAATTAAGTATCATAGCTATAGACGATGACCCGATTCAATTAGAACTATATAAAGATATTTTCAAAGAATCACCATATAATTTAGTATATACCTCTACAAATGGTGATTCTCTTCCAATTTTTTTAAGTGAGAATAAAGTAGATATTGCATTATTAGATATAGAAATTGCATCTCAATCTGGATTTAAACTAGCAGAACATATCAATCAGTATTACAAAAATATAAAAATTGTTTTCATCAGTAATCACAAATCCTTTGCATTGGATGCATATAATTTTTATCCCTTAGATTATATAGTAAAGCCTGTTGATGTATTTAGATTATTCCAAACACTAACTCGAGTTAATTATGTAAATAAAGACGACCTTCGGGTAGGGGTTAAGACATCAACTGGTTACTTATTAATTAAAAAGGATGAGATCAACTTTATTGGTAAAACTATTCGAAAAACCACAATACATCTTACAACCGGAGAACTTATTGAAAGTAACGAGAAACTTGAAATTCTTGAAGCAAAATTAGCAAAGCACGGATTTTACCGTATCCATAAATCCTATTTAGTCAACCTAGAAAGAGTAAAAAAAATTCAAAAAGATGAATTTATGAATTCATATAATCTGGTTCTAATTGACTCTAAAGAAACTTTACCAGTGAGCAAACATCGGATAAAAGGTCTTAAAGATTTAATATTCAGTGAGTTCAGTTTCTAG
- a CDS encoding cyclic lactone autoinducer peptide gives MNLFTKVLAKIIGKVGFMASKGTLASYWFTYEPELPSKDQKNDSK, from the coding sequence ATGAACTTATTTACGAAAGTACTAGCAAAAATTATAGGTAAGGTTGGTTTTATGGCCTCAAAGGGTACTCTAGCATCGTACTGGTTTACATACGAACCTGAGCTTCCTAGTAAAGACCAAAAGAATGATTCTAAATAA
- a CDS encoding accessory gene regulator ArgB-like protein: MVNPNIISNEVTNFVIKHAPEYKDNKEYIRYGLEWIISLTIQISVILILSALFGVFIEATVSLFTGAFLRTFGGGAHFKSYLKCVVYSTILILILSIATKHFLALNMIAVLIIYLISMFIYNKKAPVLHKTRALFNNNKKMLFKHISLFFITTLFILTILSPIGKSSIISSIWLSVLFQSISLTKWHHDMTDWLDKKTTRKVDYL; the protein is encoded by the coding sequence ATGGTTAATCCTAATATAATTAGTAATGAAGTAACTAATTTTGTTATCAAACATGCCCCAGAATACAAAGATAATAAAGAGTATATACGATACGGACTAGAGTGGATAATCTCATTAACTATTCAAATTTCAGTTATTCTAATACTATCGGCTTTATTTGGAGTTTTTATTGAAGCTACCGTATCTCTTTTTACAGGAGCTTTTCTAAGAACTTTTGGTGGAGGAGCACACTTTAAAAGTTATTTAAAATGTGTGGTCTACAGTACTATTTTAATCCTTATACTTTCGATAGCAACCAAGCATTTTCTAGCTCTTAATATGATCGCTGTCCTTATAATTTATTTAATTTCTATGTTTATTTATAATAAAAAAGCTCCTGTCTTACATAAAACTAGAGCTTTATTTAATAACAATAAGAAAATGTTATTCAAACATATTTCATTATTTTTTATTACAACACTGTTCATCCTCACGATATTATCACCTATAGGTAAATCAAGTATTATCTCAAGTATTTGGCTATCTGTTCTCTTCCAATCGATTTCACTTACAAAATGGCATCATGACATGACCGATTGGTTAGATAAAAAAACTACAAGAAAGGTGGATTATTTATGA
- a CDS encoding sensor histidine kinase produces the protein MIFIDFFGALFETIPMLLITLQLLNKFHFSKIQILYLFSISLGTAIFLTLSLSYPFIKLPLAVVILAILISKLYKVKFTFSILSLLLSMTLLLIVQLINIIIFDLLFAGSSTFNQIRFISGLVNGSLLTLLLLFLRAFRRSLIPNQDISQAKTPKFWWIFPLFVVLFMLIVIKVIQDDGISITSAYLIITSSIAFIYLTRYLVYLNTIKAEKKLLTEQEKSAKFYLRSIRAQRHDFIFQLNTINSLVHLNRINDLKAYLSELTEEFQTTSETLPLHYMSIAGLLIQYKQVLKKDGINFNIFISDTFELIPMPVYEFNNVIGNLISNAYEFIKSNETASREIVIKFYKNQYLIVEVLNEVNPELLDLENIFQDGYSTKTTYENGLGLSNIMMTLERYNGYIYPELNNRTLSMFVLIPPKERK, from the coding sequence TTGATTTTTATTGATTTTTTTGGAGCTCTGTTTGAAACAATCCCAATGCTTTTAATAACCCTACAATTATTAAATAAATTTCATTTTAGTAAAATACAGATACTTTATTTATTTTCTATAAGTCTAGGAACAGCCATATTTTTAACACTATCACTAAGTTATCCCTTTATTAAATTGCCTTTAGCTGTAGTAATTCTAGCTATTTTAATATCCAAGCTCTATAAAGTGAAATTCACTTTTTCAATATTATCCCTATTATTAAGTATGACTCTTCTTTTGATTGTACAATTGATAAATATTATTATTTTTGATCTACTTTTTGCAGGCTCTTCAACATTTAATCAAATACGATTTATCTCTGGATTAGTTAACGGTTCATTATTAACTCTACTATTATTATTTCTAAGAGCATTTAGGAGGAGTCTTATACCTAACCAGGACATTTCTCAAGCTAAGACCCCAAAGTTTTGGTGGATTTTCCCCCTATTTGTTGTGTTATTCATGTTAATTGTAATTAAAGTCATTCAAGATGACGGTATATCGATTACCTCTGCCTATTTAATAATTACCTCGAGTATTGCATTTATTTACCTTACAAGGTACTTAGTTTATCTAAACACTATTAAAGCAGAAAAAAAATTATTAACTGAGCAAGAGAAAAGTGCTAAATTCTATCTAAGAAGTATACGAGCACAAAGGCATGACTTTATCTTTCAACTTAACACTATCAATTCTCTAGTCCATCTAAATAGAATAAATGATTTAAAAGCTTATCTGAGTGAACTCACGGAAGAGTTTCAGACAACCTCTGAAACTCTACCTTTACATTACATGTCAATAGCCGGTTTACTTATTCAATACAAACAGGTTTTAAAAAAAGACGGTATTAATTTTAATATTTTTATCTCCGATACATTTGAACTCATTCCTATGCCAGTTTATGAATTTAACAATGTTATCGGAAACTTAATTTCTAATGCATATGAATTTATAAAATCAAACGAAACAGCTTCTAGAGAAATAGTCATTAAATTTTACAAAAATCAGTATTTAATAGTCGAAGTGTTAAATGAAGTGAATCCAGAGCTGCTAGATTTGGAAAACATATTTCAAGATGGTTATAGTACAAAAACTACTTATGAAAATGGATTAGGACTAAGCAATATTATGATGACTTTAGAGAGATATAACGGATACATATATCCAGAACTTAATAATCGAACTTTAAGTATGTTTGTCCTCATACCACCTAAAGAAAGGAAATAA
- a CDS encoding PadR family transcriptional regulator encodes MNAQFKKGVLELIVLIIINKEDEYGYSLIKKISNKIVISEGTVYPILRRLVKEKYVTTYHEESKEGPFRKYYRITKEGIAKLESLKMEWNEFFLTINRFVEENDKLEQK; translated from the coding sequence ATGAATGCACAGTTTAAAAAAGGTGTACTAGAATTAATAGTCTTAATAATAATAAACAAAGAGGATGAATACGGTTATTCACTAATAAAGAAGATCTCGAATAAGATCGTTATATCGGAAGGTACTGTTTATCCGATTTTAAGAAGATTAGTTAAAGAAAAGTATGTCACGACATATCATGAAGAATCAAAAGAAGGACCATTTAGGAAATACTACAGAATTACAAAGGAAGGTATAGCTAAACTTGAATCCTTAAAGATGGAATGGAATGAGTTTTTCTTAACAATAAATCGTTTTGTCGAGGAGAATGATAAACTTGAACAAAAATAA
- a CDS encoding HAAS signaling domain-containing protein produces MINLNKNNFLKLLKNSLKFMSEKEKKDILEEYSMHFTEGLSENKSEEEISKELGNPEEIAKELNAVYAINKVEEKKSIRSMLTAMMSIMGLSLMNCIIIIVSLFFMLLLTPFILAYVIGVPIMILSPIILIVMGFVDGSTIGIGEILESIKGVIIGAILAILGYYIGKSFIKLFIKYLKWNASIARGKNGL; encoded by the coding sequence ATGATAAACTTGAACAAAAATAATTTTTTGAAACTACTCAAAAATAGTTTGAAGTTTATGTCTGAAAAAGAAAAGAAAGATATATTAGAAGAGTATAGCATGCATTTTACGGAGGGATTAAGTGAAAATAAAAGTGAAGAGGAAATTTCTAAAGAATTAGGAAATCCTGAAGAAATCGCTAAGGAATTAAACGCTGTTTATGCGATTAATAAGGTCGAAGAAAAGAAAAGTATAAGAAGTATGCTTACAGCAATGATGTCCATTATGGGTTTAAGTTTAATGAATTGCATTATTATAATAGTGAGTTTATTCTTTATGTTATTATTAACTCCATTTATATTGGCTTATGTCATTGGTGTGCCTATAATGATCCTATCTCCCATTATTTTAATCGTAATGGGGTTTGTAGATGGTTCTACCATTGGAATTGGGGAAATTCTCGAGTCTATAAAAGGAGTTATTATAGGAGCTATTTTAGCCATCCTAGGGTATTATATTGGGAAGTCATTTATTAAATTATTTATTAAATATCTAAAATGGAACGCATCAATAGCAAGGGGGAAAAATGGATTATGA
- a CDS encoding NDxxF motif lipoprotein: protein MKKIFLSILFLFILSACSNEENISTSENQIPDTKNVEIPSIIFSSDKQNSVIDEKEMKSSIKTYLDTYEALQLASYPFQEMIDEEKELTKSELEKLDQIYRLTKENDENFSNYISQNTLPEGYLEESERISRYITGVNEIIYEIDTMLNQLTDDIEKEVIPTVNFDSINKKSDVVNGREQKKIEEFLERKNIDTKAFGKNSQGKTE from the coding sequence ATGAAAAAAATTTTTTTAAGTATCCTATTTCTCTTTATATTAAGCGCGTGTTCAAATGAAGAAAATATTAGCACCTCTGAAAACCAAATACCCGATACAAAGAATGTAGAAATCCCTAGTATTATTTTTTCTTCTGACAAACAAAACAGTGTAATTGATGAAAAGGAAATGAAATCAAGTATAAAAACGTACCTAGACACTTATGAAGCATTACAGCTTGCTAGCTATCCATTTCAAGAAATGATCGATGAAGAAAAGGAATTGACTAAAAGTGAATTGGAGAAATTAGACCAAATTTACAGACTAACAAAAGAAAATGATGAAAATTTCTCTAATTATATTTCACAAAATACATTACCTGAAGGATATCTAGAGGAGTCTGAAAGAATTAGCAGATATATTACAGGTGTAAATGAGATTATTTACGAAATAGATACAATGCTTAATCAACTTACAGACGACATCGAGAAAGAAGTTATTCCGACAGTAAACTTTGATTCAATAAATAAAAAAAGTGATGTAGTGAATGGAAGAGAACAGAAAAAAATAGAAGAGTTTCTTGAGAGGAAGAATATTGATACTAAAGCATTCGGGAAGAATTCACAAGGAAAAACAGAATAA
- a CDS encoding trypsin-like serine peptidase has product MFKLSMNENQIMNTGILKIKQNKTKFISNASLIMGWKYPLVCTAAHCVFDWYKQTNANEITFITYDNQEYEVEEVYVSKEWVQNGIVDYDTAFLTLKKPPLETDNIIKPIFNNTSKKQHALIPYIQKKFFRKNKIEIIKNITFEDHIHNSSLLGVKGKAGVGSSGSPWLLKKDREYFQFSNTSLSFNSVKDIVWGPYWGEHIENLYLHANKKGNNLESIKTYKL; this is encoded by the coding sequence ATGTTCAAATTATCTATGAATGAAAATCAAATAATGAACACAGGAATATTGAAAATAAAACAAAATAAAACCAAATTTATAAGTAATGCTTCACTAATTATGGGATGGAAATATCCATTAGTTTGTACTGCTGCACATTGTGTTTTTGATTGGTATAAGCAAACAAATGCGAATGAGATAACCTTTATAACTTATGATAACCAAGAATATGAAGTGGAGGAAGTCTACGTCAGTAAGGAGTGGGTTCAAAATGGAATAGTTGATTATGATACTGCTTTTCTCACTTTAAAAAAACCGCCTTTAGAAACAGACAATATAATTAAGCCTATATTTAATAACACCTCGAAAAAACAGCATGCATTAATACCTTACATACAGAAAAAATTTTTCCGGAAAAATAAAATTGAAATAATAAAAAACATAACTTTTGAGGACCATATACACAATTCATCCTTGTTAGGAGTAAAAGGAAAAGCTGGAGTAGGTAGCTCAGGCAGCCCTTGGCTACTAAAAAAAGATCGTGAGTACTTCCAATTTTCAAATACAAGTTTATCTTTTAATAGTGTTAAAGATATAGTGTGGGGCCCTTATTGGGGGGAACATATAGAAAATTTATATCTACATGCAAATAAAAAAGGGAACAACTTAGAAAGTATTAAAACCTATAAATTATAA
- a CDS encoding class III lanthipeptide, with the protein MSRTDVLSLQSLRYKKNDEPPIGSNVSVNCKTHSGLSLFFCVVPR; encoded by the coding sequence ATGTCTAGAACGGATGTTTTATCTCTGCAAAGTTTAAGATATAAAAAGAACGATGAGCCGCCAATTGGTTCAAATGTTAGCGTTAACTGCAAAACACATAGTGGTTTAAGCCTTTTTTTCTGTGTAGTTCCTAGATAA
- the lanKC gene encoding class III lanthionine synthetase LanKC, whose protein sequence is MDNRYIKYINEGYYYNVASENNQRLLHLDCPPDNYIVIDGEHWINVLERNIKLPNQGWKIHISTNMKEAQTTLDIVSKLMIERNISFKYVKSMTELLMKDSKYGDRGSSGKFITIYPVNTNQFIELLSLLENSLSHLKPGPYILNDKRWYDSNVYFRYGAFAPRFTFIDGVKVDAIENLQGELIEDKRVPYYYLPDFVEEPPEIIAMDKAMDQNDTYSPLENYDIKEALHFSNGGGVYICENKLKNNTKVILKEGRPHAAVDAQGRDAFSRIVNESEILDKLEKTTFPVKKISSFRAWEHYFIEEEYIEGDSLSEWLVKNYPFSSTLKNESYTEACINIINQLIEAIHEIHEHNVGMGDLQPANVIVTPEEKVRLIDFETASTTNDSLSGLMTPGYIGHQEMNKEQSDWFALLRIAKQLFVPIGSVQDISWNLDTIHSKWVHVVFGEKATKIIDKVKSLCDFYQSRPMDELLSTNGQLKQDFDLSILKLKLRNSILKDVKMEDRLLPGDIRQYEMEAGIINVLTGGFGTAMALHRTGGINQTVKDWIEKQEINQLLHLENGLYTGKMGIAAVLWELGYQEKAKALFDSDIDIKNMEDISLAAGLSGIGLAYLGLSYEYDNPRYLDICLSIGEILIDKLNSNAPIITFDYDVVDKGVMTSWSGVSLYFTALYKKTKDQKWLELSEKALEKDLKLGVFDDDGLYHIDDDFRILPYLAGGGSGLAIPIIELELNADIKKWDKEIDGICKIPKSKCFYNAGLFQGTTGILAIANLLELYTNKNSLVSSALFTLNLHLLENDDCIFVPGDSCFRLSGDIMSGSAGLLLVINDILENRNYSWLPILNLEKVFNSSILKGGNSQRKVELSFSGN, encoded by the coding sequence ATGGATAATAGATATATAAAGTACATAAATGAAGGCTATTATTATAATGTTGCTAGTGAAAACAATCAAAGATTGCTCCATTTAGACTGCCCACCAGATAACTACATAGTAATTGATGGAGAACATTGGATAAATGTTTTGGAAAGAAACATTAAACTACCTAATCAGGGCTGGAAGATTCATATTAGTACGAACATGAAAGAGGCGCAAACAACTTTAGATATTGTATCTAAGTTAATGATAGAAAGAAATATATCATTTAAGTACGTAAAAAGTATGACAGAGCTACTAATGAAAGATTCCAAATATGGCGATAGAGGTTCTTCAGGGAAGTTTATTACAATATATCCTGTAAATACTAATCAATTTATCGAGTTATTAAGTTTACTAGAGAATAGCTTATCTCATTTAAAACCTGGCCCGTATATACTAAATGATAAAAGATGGTATGATTCTAACGTCTATTTTAGATACGGTGCCTTCGCGCCAAGATTTACATTTATAGATGGAGTAAAAGTCGATGCTATAGAAAATTTACAGGGTGAACTTATTGAAGATAAAAGGGTTCCTTATTATTATCTGCCTGACTTTGTAGAAGAGCCTCCAGAAATTATAGCCATGGATAAAGCAATGGATCAAAATGATACTTATTCACCCCTTGAAAATTATGATATTAAAGAGGCTCTACATTTTAGTAATGGCGGGGGCGTATATATATGTGAGAATAAATTAAAAAACAATACAAAGGTTATTCTAAAGGAGGGAAGACCACATGCCGCTGTAGATGCACAAGGGCGTGATGCATTTTCTAGGATTGTAAATGAAAGTGAGATACTTGATAAATTAGAAAAAACAACATTCCCAGTAAAAAAAATAAGTTCCTTTCGTGCGTGGGAGCATTATTTTATCGAAGAAGAGTATATCGAAGGCGATTCACTGTCTGAGTGGCTAGTTAAGAACTACCCTTTCAGCTCTACCCTAAAAAATGAGTCTTACACTGAAGCATGTATAAATATTATTAATCAACTTATTGAGGCTATACATGAAATTCATGAGCATAATGTAGGAATGGGCGATTTACAACCTGCAAATGTTATAGTCACTCCCGAAGAGAAAGTAAGATTAATAGATTTTGAAACAGCAAGTACAACAAATGATTCTCTTTCTGGATTAATGACTCCTGGTTATATAGGCCATCAAGAAATGAATAAGGAACAAAGTGATTGGTTTGCATTACTAAGGATAGCAAAACAGTTATTTGTACCAATTGGAAGTGTTCAAGATATTTCCTGGAATTTGGATACCATTCATAGTAAATGGGTGCATGTTGTATTTGGAGAAAAAGCGACTAAAATAATTGACAAAGTTAAATCGCTGTGTGACTTCTATCAATCACGTCCTATGGACGAGTTATTGAGTACAAATGGCCAGTTAAAACAAGATTTTGATTTATCTATCTTAAAATTAAAATTACGTAATTCCATATTAAAAGACGTTAAAATGGAAGATAGACTTTTACCGGGAGATATTCGTCAATATGAAATGGAAGCAGGAATAATAAATGTATTGACCGGTGGCTTTGGTACGGCAATGGCTTTACATAGAACCGGTGGAATAAATCAAACAGTAAAAGATTGGATTGAAAAACAAGAAATCAATCAATTACTTCATTTAGAAAATGGCTTATATACTGGAAAAATGGGGATTGCTGCAGTTTTATGGGAATTAGGTTATCAAGAAAAGGCAAAAGCCCTATTTGATTCAGATATTGATATTAAAAACATGGAAGATATTTCTCTTGCAGCAGGTTTAAGCGGGATTGGATTGGCATACTTAGGACTTAGCTACGAATATGATAATCCTAGATATCTAGATATTTGTCTCTCTATTGGAGAGATATTAATAGATAAATTAAATTCTAATGCACCTATCATTACTTTTGATTACGATGTGGTTGATAAGGGAGTCATGACAAGTTGGTCAGGAGTTTCCCTGTATTTTACTGCATTATATAAAAAAACAAAGGATCAAAAGTGGCTGGAATTATCAGAAAAGGCATTAGAAAAGGACTTGAAGTTAGGGGTATTTGATGACGATGGCTTGTATCATATAGATGATGATTTTAGAATTTTACCATATCTCGCTGGTGGAGGAAGTGGACTGGCTATTCCTATAATTGAATTAGAGCTGAATGCAGACATAAAGAAATGGGATAAAGAAATCGATGGAATTTGCAAAATTCCGAAAAGTAAATGTTTTTATAACGCTGGGTTATTTCAGGGAACTACTGGTATTTTAGCTATTGCAAATCTCTTAGAGCTATATACCAATAAAAACAGTTTAGTCAGCTCAGCTTTATTTACCCTTAATCTACATTTATTAGAGAATGATGACTGTATATTCGTTCCTGGGGATTCATGCTTTAGACTTTCTGGCGATATTATGTCTGGTTCTGCTGGCCTACTGTTAGTAATAAACGATATTTTAGAGAATAGAAACTACTCCTGGTTACCAATACTCAACTTAGAAAAGGTATTTAATTCTTCCATCTTAAAAGGGGGAAATTCGCAAAGGAAGGTAGAACTATCCTTCTCTGGTAATTAA
- a CDS encoding class III lanthipeptide, with product MKNVLGLQKIDKKERKNGDVLKSSVSLGCSPSSNTSWFFC from the coding sequence ATGAAAAACGTTCTTGGTTTACAAAAAATAGATAAGAAAGAACGGAAAAATGGAGATGTATTAAAGTCATCTGTGAGTTTAGGCTGTTCTCCATCAAGTAATACTAGCTGGTTCTTTTGTTAA
- a CDS encoding class III lanthipeptide: MNKVLSLQKEAVSKDVQLKAKSLASIQCKGSSNASWFFC; encoded by the coding sequence ATGAACAAAGTATTGTCATTACAAAAAGAAGCTGTATCAAAAGACGTTCAATTAAAAGCGAAATCACTTGCGAGTATTCAATGTAAAGGAAGTAGCAACGCAAGCTGGTTCTTCTGCTAA
- a CDS encoding class III lanthipeptide: MNKVLSLQKEAVSKDVQLKAKSLASIQCKGSSNASWFFC; encoded by the coding sequence ATGAACAAGGTATTATCATTACAAAAAGAAGCTGTATCAAAAGACGTTCAATTAAAAGCGAAATCACTTGCGAGTATTCAATGTAAAGGAAGTAGCAACGCAAGCTGGTTCTTCTGCTAA
- a CDS encoding class III lanthipeptide, which produces MNKVLSLQKEAVSKDVQLKAKSSKSIQCKGSSHASWFFC; this is translated from the coding sequence ATGAACAAGGTATTATCATTACAAAAAGAAGCTGTATCAAAAGATGTACAGCTAAAAGCAAAATCCTCTAAAAGCATTCAATGCAAAGGAAGTAGTCACGCAAGCTGGTTCTTCTGTTAA
- a CDS encoding class III lanthipeptide: MNKVLSLQKEAVSKDVQLKAKSLASIQCKGSSNASWFFC; encoded by the coding sequence ATGAACAAGGTATTATCATTACAAAAAGAAGCTGTATCAAAAGACGTTCAATTAAAAGCGAAATCACTTGCAAGTATTCAATGTAAAGGAAGTAGCAACGCAAGCTGGTTCTTCTGCTAA
- a CDS encoding class III lanthipeptide, which produces MNKVLSLQKEAVSKDVQLKAKSSKSIQCKGSSHASWFFC; this is translated from the coding sequence ATGAACAAGGTATTATCATTACAAAAAGAAGCTGTATCAAAAGATGTACAACTAAAAGCAAAATCCTCTAAAAGCATTCAATGCAAAGGAAGTAGTCACGCAAGCTGGTTCTTCTGTTAA
- a CDS encoding class III lanthipeptide: MNKVLSLQKEAISKDVQLKAKSLASIQCKGSSNASWFFC, translated from the coding sequence ATGAACAAGGTATTATCATTACAAAAAGAAGCTATATCAAAAGATGTACAACTAAAAGCAAAATCACTAGCGAGTATTCAATGTAAAGGAAGTAGCAACGCAAGCTGGTTCTTCTGTTAA
- a CDS encoding ABC transporter ATP-binding protein: MNAYKMLLLAINDTKKKILLFTIIIASILFTAATLFFPLLVKDIVDEFSMNEISLWMVGGLVLFLVIKSIIEAVNQYIISKFGNMVIRDLQKNIYNKVIYFKVDFFDDYHSGELSSRIVNDTEIVKDLITYHIPKLVTGIIMILGGLALTIILDWKLTVVVLIIAPFIFGIIFPLMRRMENTGDRQQKETSVFISKTQETFKNIKMVKASTAEKQEKSLMYKCIDRLYNANLYESKVFAIVAPLVNFLLILGLLIVVGYGAYRISVGTLTISTLIAFVIYAFQMMTPMSSISGFIGEYHKANGAIKSLNNIMNNNEVEFTGNIEYKFLHELSFNQITFGYKDKPMLSDISFTIKRGESLTIVGPSGSGKTTLINLLEKFYHPESGSITIDNINISHLNTYELRKNIGIVSQGSSLISGTILDNLLYGLDEDQIDESKIREALKYANLQEFVDRQKDKLNTNIGESGDKLSGGEKQRLNIARLFLKNPDIILLDEPTSNLDIESRNLVLESINKLTKDKTVIKVTHNLEEVKPGDNVLFIEDGEIVCEGSHERMSEMNKRYKEFISTAAV; this comes from the coding sequence TTGAATGCGTATAAAATGCTCCTATTAGCAATTAATGATACAAAGAAGAAAATACTTTTGTTCACAATTATAATTGCATCTATTTTATTTACAGCAGCAACTTTATTTTTCCCACTTTTGGTAAAGGATATTGTTGATGAATTTTCAATGAATGAGATTAGCCTATGGATGGTTGGAGGTTTAGTTTTATTCTTAGTAATAAAATCTATAATTGAAGCAGTTAATCAGTACATAATATCTAAATTTGGTAACATGGTAATTCGTGATTTACAAAAAAATATCTACAATAAGGTTATTTATTTTAAAGTTGATTTTTTTGATGATTACCACAGCGGAGAATTATCAAGTAGAATCGTAAATGATACAGAAATTGTTAAAGATTTAATCACATATCACATCCCTAAATTAGTTACGGGAATTATAATGATACTTGGTGGATTAGCATTAACAATTATCCTTGATTGGAAACTAACGGTTGTGGTACTAATAATTGCCCCATTTATATTTGGGATTATATTTCCTCTGATGAGGAGAATGGAGAACACTGGGGATAGACAACAAAAAGAAACTTCTGTTTTTATTTCAAAAACGCAAGAGACTTTTAAAAATATAAAGATGGTGAAGGCTTCAACGGCTGAAAAACAGGAAAAATCATTAATGTATAAGTGTATTGATAGATTATATAATGCTAACTTATATGAAAGTAAAGTTTTTGCTATAGTAGCTCCTTTAGTGAATTTTTTACTTATTCTAGGCTTATTAATAGTGGTAGGGTATGGAGCATATAGAATCTCAGTAGGAACATTAACTATAAGTACATTAATTGCGTTTGTAATCTATGCCTTTCAAATGATGACCCCAATGAGTTCCATTAGTGGATTTATTGGAGAGTACCATAAAGCTAATGGTGCAATTAAAAGTTTAAATAATATAATGAATAATAATGAAGTGGAATTTACTGGCAATATCGAGTATAAATTTCTACATGAATTATCCTTTAATCAAATTACTTTTGGGTACAAAGATAAACCTATGCTTAGTGATATCAGCTTTACTATTAAACGAGGGGAGTCTCTAACGATTGTTGGTCCTTCAGGATCTGGGAAAACAACTTTAATTAACCTATTGGAGAAGTTTTATCACCCAGAAAGTGGTTCCATAACAATAGACAATATCAATATCAGTCATTTGAACACATATGAACTTCGAAAAAACATTGGGATAGTAAGCCAGGGTTCATCTTTAATTAGCGGTACCATTTTAGATAATTTGCTATATGGGCTTGATGAGGACCAAATTGATGAATCCAAAATAAGAGAGGCCTTAAAATATGCGAATTTACAAGAGTTTGTTGATAGACAGAAGGACAAACTTAATACGAATATAGGGGAGAGTGGCGACAAATTATCAGGGGGAGAAAAACAAAGATTAAATATAGCTAGGCTATTTTTGAAGAACCCGGATATAATTTTATTGGATGAACCTACCTCAAACTTAGATATAGAATCTAGAAATTTAGTATTGGAATCAATAAACAAACTTACTAAAGATAAGACAGTGATTAAAGTAACTCATAACCTAGAAGAAGTAAAACCAGGGGACAATGTATTATTCATTGAAGATGGAGAAATTGTATGCGAAGGTTCCCATGAAAGAATGAGTGAGATGAATAAAAGATACAAAGAGTTTATTTCTACAGCTGCGGTGTAG